In the genome of Populus trichocarpa isolate Nisqually-1 chromosome 6, P.trichocarpa_v4.1, whole genome shotgun sequence, one region contains:
- the LOC7473631 gene encoding calcium-dependent protein kinase 32 — protein sequence MGNCCVTPSGNPEKTKHKKKHNRYALDYGLHDGGHKLIVLKDPTGKELEQRYELGTELGRGEFGITYLCTDKDTGENFACKCISKKKLKTDIDIEDVRREVEIMKRMPQHPNLVTLKDTYEDDNAVHLVMELCEGGELFDRIVARGHYTERAAAGVTKTIVEVVQICHEHGVMHRDLKPENFLFGNKKENAPLKAIDFGLSVFFKPGERFTEIVGSPYYMAPEVLKRNYGQEVDVWSAGVILYILLCGVPPFWAETEQGVAQAIIRSVVDFKRDPWPKVSDNAKDLVRKMLDPDPKCRLTAQQVLDHPWLQNAKKAPNVSLGETVRSKLKQFSIMNKLKKRAMRVIAEHLSVEEAAGIKEGFQLMDTGNKGKINIDELRVGLQKLGQQVLESDLQILMEVGDTDRDGYLDYGEFVAITVHLKKMGNDEHLRQAFKFFDQNQSGYIEIDELRGALADEVDGSNEEVINAIINDVDTDKDGKISYEEFTTMMKAGTDWRKASRQYSRERFNSLSLKLMRDGSLKLANEGR from the exons atgGGTAATTGTTGTGTAACACCATCAGGAAACCCTGAGAAAACGAAGCACAAGAAGAAACATAACCGATATGCCTTAGATTATGGGCTCCATGATGGAGGCCACAAGCTGATTGTGTTAAAAGACCCCACAGGAAAAGAACTTGAGCAAAGATATGAACTTGGTACAGAACTAGGCAGGGGTGAATTTGGAATCACATATTTGTGTACCGATAAGGATACTGGTGAGAATTTTGCTTGCAAATGTATCTCTAAAAAGAAGTTAAAGACAGATATTGATATAGAGGATGTAAGGAGAGAAGTGGAGATCATGAAACGTATGCCTCAGCATCCTAATCTTGTCACCTTAAAGGATACTTATGAGGATGATAATGCAGTTCATTTGGTGATGGAGTTATGCGAAGGAGGAGAGTTGTTTGACCGGATTGTGGCTAGAGGACATTACACCGAGAGGGCTGCTGCAGGTGTTACAAAGACCATTGTGGAGGTTGTTCAG ATATGCCACGAGCATGGGGTGATGCATCGGGATCTAAAACCTGAGAACTTTTTGTTTGGAAACAAGAAGGAGAATGCCCCTTTGAAGGCAATTGATTTTGGATTGTCAGTGTTTTTCAAACCTG GTGAAAGATTTACGGAGATAGTTGGAAGTCCATACTACATGGCTCCTGAAGTGCTCAAGAGGAATTATGGCCAAGAAGTAGATGTCTGGAGTGCTGGTGTAATACTTTACATCTTACTTTGTGGTGTTCCACCCTTCTGGGCAG AAACTGAACAGGGAGTTGCACAAGCAATTATTAGGTCAGTTGTTGACTTTAAGAGGGATCCTTGGCCCAAAGTTTCTGATAATGCCAAAGACCTAGTGAGAAAGATGCTTGATCCTGACCCGAAGTGCCGGCTTACAGCACAACAAGTGCTAG ATCACCCTTGGTTGCAAAATGCAAAGAAGGCTCCTAATGTTTCTTTAGGTGAAACAGTACGATCAAAGCTCAAGCAATTCTCTATTATGAACAAACTCAAGAAAAGAGCTATGAGG GTAATAGCTGAGCATTTGTCAGTGGAGGAAGCTGCTGGCATAAAGGAGGGATTCCAACTGATGGATACTGGCAACAAAGGCAAGATTAACATTGATGAGCTAAGAGTTGGATTACAAAAACTTGGCCAACAGGTCCTTGAGAGTGACCTTCAAATTTTAATGGAAGTG GGTGACACAGATCGAGATGGTTATCTGGACTATGGAGAGTTTGTGGCTATTACTGTTCACCTGAAAAAGATGGGGAACGATGAACACCTTCGCCAAGCCTTTAAATTCTTCGATCAAAACCAAAGTGGGTACATAGAAATTGATGAGCTAAGAGGTGCCTTGGCTGATGAAGTTGATGGAAGTAATGAAGAAGTTATTAATGCTATTATTAACGATGTGGACACAGACAAG GATGGGAAAATAAGTTACGAGGAGTTTACCACAATGATGAAGGCTGGAACAGATTGGAGGAAAGCATCAAGACAGTATTCGCGCGAGCGGTTCAACAGTCTGAGCCTGAAACTAATGAGGGACGGGTCATTAAAATTGGCCAATGAGGGTAGATAA